From Myxococcus stipitatus, one genomic window encodes:
- a CDS encoding efflux RND transporter permease subunit, translating to MFIDFFIRRPVFSIVCSLILTLAGAIAIPTLPISQYPDLAPPQVTVSATYVGASAEVVESAVTIPLEQELNGVEGMRYITSTSDNDGNSNITIVFASTRDIEAAAVDVQNRVSRAASRLPSQVTQAGIVVNKASSQLLLSVALFSPDDRYDVQFLSNYADVNLKDAIKRVRGVGDARIFGERRFSMRVWLDPTQLARRKLTPQDVTRALQEQNLQVAAGQVGQPPSLKDQPYQLAVRARGRLVEPEEFGEIVLMRDASGRSVRVKDVGRAELGAENYGTLMRFSGRPAVGIATFQLPTANALEVRDAILAELERLSAYFPPGLVYQVGTDTTLAVRVTLREVLHTLVEAIVLVVLVILLFLHGWRSVLITSLTLPVSLVGTFAFVRLMDFSINTLTLFGLTLATGLVVDDAIVVLENIERWMVERGVSAAQAAREAMKEVSGAVIAISVVLVAVFLPVAFFPGTTGAIYRQFALTIAASVTLSTFCALTLTPALAARMLSHQQGEKWALFRSVDRVLDGTRRVYGRWLRRLLAYPALILGAFLLCVGATWALLEATPTGFIPDEDQGYLIVSIQGPEGTSLAQTEQVMAEVEQVLVAQPEVRAIFAHGGSSPQGTGPNMANIYVALKHWDERPGEHQTVAAIVERLRGPFSRIGGARVVPFPLPTIRGVGSVGGFQYVLQDAAGTASLDELATAAQQLMTVGAEEPRLRGVFTGFNANTPLLEVDVDRQLAKALGVSLDQVFGTLQIYLGSQYVNDFNYANRSYRVYVQADQQFRDSPSDIGAFYVRGDGGDMVPLESVVTVRPTVSAQAIRHYNLFRSVDLSGQPAPGVSSGQAMEAMEELAARHLPQGMSAEWSGISLEQKQSGGQTSRIFALGLLFVFLVLAAQYESFSLPLVIILSVPLALMGALGLQLWRGFANDVFCQLGLVMLVGLASKNAILIVEFAEQLREQGRSATDAVVEAAEVRLRPILMTSIAFLLGVVPLMTASGAGAASRNSLGTTVFGGMLVSTVVNFVFIPGLYVLMQKLRGEPRTHPDAPRLRQAHPESAG from the coding sequence GTGTTCATCGACTTCTTCATCCGCAGGCCCGTCTTCTCCATCGTCTGCTCCCTCATCCTGACGCTGGCGGGGGCCATCGCCATCCCCACCCTGCCCATCTCCCAGTATCCGGACCTGGCCCCGCCCCAGGTGACGGTGTCGGCCACCTACGTGGGCGCCAGCGCGGAGGTCGTGGAGAGCGCCGTCACCATCCCCCTGGAGCAGGAGCTCAACGGCGTGGAGGGCATGCGCTACATCACCTCCACCAGCGACAACGACGGCAACAGCAACATCACCATCGTCTTCGCGTCCACGCGGGACATCGAGGCCGCGGCGGTGGACGTGCAGAACCGCGTCAGCCGCGCCGCCTCGCGCCTGCCCTCGCAGGTGACCCAGGCCGGCATCGTCGTCAACAAGGCCTCCAGCCAGCTCCTCCTGTCCGTGGCGCTGTTCAGCCCGGACGACCGCTATGACGTGCAGTTCCTCAGCAACTACGCGGACGTGAACCTGAAGGACGCCATCAAGCGCGTGCGCGGCGTGGGTGACGCGCGCATCTTCGGCGAGCGCCGGTTCTCCATGCGCGTGTGGCTGGACCCCACGCAGCTGGCGCGCCGCAAGCTCACGCCCCAGGACGTGACGCGCGCGCTCCAGGAGCAGAACCTCCAGGTGGCCGCCGGGCAGGTGGGCCAGCCTCCCTCGCTGAAGGACCAGCCCTATCAGCTCGCCGTGCGCGCCCGGGGCCGGCTGGTGGAGCCGGAGGAGTTCGGTGAAATCGTCCTCATGCGGGACGCGAGCGGCAGGAGCGTGCGCGTCAAGGACGTGGGCCGCGCGGAGCTGGGCGCGGAGAACTACGGCACGCTGATGCGCTTCAGCGGGAGGCCCGCGGTGGGCATCGCCACCTTCCAGCTCCCCACCGCCAACGCCCTGGAGGTGCGCGACGCCATCCTCGCGGAGCTCGAGCGCCTGTCCGCGTACTTCCCTCCCGGCCTGGTGTACCAGGTGGGCACCGACACCACGCTCGCCGTCCGGGTGACCCTCCGCGAGGTGCTCCACACGCTGGTCGAGGCCATCGTCCTGGTCGTCCTCGTCATCCTCCTGTTCCTGCACGGCTGGCGCAGCGTGCTCATCACCTCGCTGACCCTCCCCGTCTCGCTGGTGGGCACCTTCGCCTTCGTGCGGCTGATGGACTTCTCCATCAACACCCTCACCCTGTTCGGCCTGACGCTGGCCACGGGGCTCGTCGTCGACGACGCCATCGTCGTCCTCGAGAACATCGAGCGGTGGATGGTCGAGCGGGGGGTGTCCGCCGCCCAGGCCGCGCGCGAGGCCATGAAGGAGGTGTCGGGCGCGGTCATCGCCATCTCCGTCGTGCTGGTGGCCGTGTTCCTTCCGGTGGCCTTCTTCCCGGGCACCACGGGCGCCATCTACCGCCAGTTCGCGCTCACCATCGCCGCGTCGGTGACGCTGTCCACCTTCTGCGCCTTGACGCTGACGCCCGCGCTCGCCGCCCGGATGCTGTCGCACCAGCAGGGCGAGAAGTGGGCCCTCTTCCGCTCCGTGGACCGGGTGCTCGACGGGACGCGCCGCGTCTACGGCCGGTGGCTGCGCCGGCTGCTGGCCTACCCCGCCCTCATCCTGGGCGCGTTCCTCCTGTGCGTCGGGGCCACGTGGGCGCTCCTCGAGGCGACCCCCACCGGCTTCATCCCCGACGAGGACCAGGGCTACCTCATCGTCTCCATCCAGGGGCCGGAGGGCACCTCGCTCGCCCAGACGGAGCAGGTGATGGCGGAGGTGGAGCAGGTGCTCGTGGCCCAGCCGGAGGTGCGCGCCATCTTCGCCCACGGCGGCTCCTCGCCCCAGGGCACGGGCCCCAACATGGCCAACATCTACGTCGCCCTGAAGCACTGGGACGAACGCCCCGGCGAACACCAGACGGTGGCCGCCATCGTCGAGCGGCTGCGCGGCCCCTTCAGCCGCATCGGCGGCGCGCGCGTGGTGCCCTTCCCGCTGCCCACCATCCGCGGCGTCGGCTCCGTGGGCGGCTTCCAGTACGTCCTCCAGGACGCCGCCGGGACAGCCTCGCTGGACGAGCTCGCGACGGCCGCCCAGCAGCTCATGACGGTGGGCGCCGAGGAGCCCCGCCTGCGTGGCGTCTTCACCGGCTTCAACGCGAACACGCCCCTGCTCGAGGTCGACGTGGACCGGCAGCTGGCCAAGGCCCTGGGCGTCTCGCTCGACCAGGTGTTCGGCACGCTGCAGATCTACCTGGGCAGCCAGTACGTCAACGACTTCAACTACGCCAACCGCTCCTACCGCGTCTACGTCCAGGCCGACCAGCAGTTCCGCGACAGCCCGTCGGACATCGGCGCCTTCTATGTCCGCGGCGACGGCGGGGACATGGTCCCCCTGGAGTCCGTGGTGACGGTGCGGCCCACCGTGTCCGCCCAGGCCATCCGCCACTACAACCTGTTCCGCTCCGTGGACCTCAGCGGCCAGCCCGCGCCCGGCGTGTCCTCCGGGCAGGCCATGGAGGCGATGGAGGAGCTGGCCGCGCGGCACCTTCCCCAGGGCATGAGCGCCGAATGGTCCGGCATCAGCCTGGAGCAGAAGCAGAGCGGCGGGCAGACGTCGCGCATCTTCGCCCTGGGCCTGCTCTTCGTCTTCCTGGTGCTGGCCGCCCAGTACGAGAGCTTCAGCCTGCCGCTGGTCATCATCCTCTCCGTGCCGCTGGCCCTCATGGGCGCGCTCGGCCTGCAGCTGTGGCGCGGCTTCGCCAACGACGTGTTCTGCCAGCTGGGCCTCGTCATGCTCGTGGGACTGGCCAGCAAGAACGCCATCCTCATCGTGGAGTTCGCCGAGCAGCTGCGCGAGCAGGGCCGGAGCGCCACCGACGCGGTGGTGGAGGCCGCCGAGGTCCGCCTGCGCCCCATCCTCATGACCTCCATCGCCTTCCTGCTCGGCGTGGTGCCCCTCATGACGGCCTCCGGCGCGGGCGCGGCGTCCCGCAACTCGCTGGGCACGACCGTGTTCGGCGGGATGCTCGTCTCCACGGTGGTGAACTTCGTCTTCATCCCCGGCCTCTACGTGCTGATGCAGAAGCTGCGCGGCGAGCCCCGGACGCACCCGGACGCGCCACGGTTGCGCCAGGCCCACCCAGAATCCGCCGGGTAG
- a CDS encoding efflux RND transporter periplasmic adaptor subunit produces the protein MKRLWTLVVWVAAVSGCAGESAPPVAPPPREIEVISLTPHEVRDTGEYLGSLLSRQSVTLLPQVAGYVRRIHVHPGQQVEEGAPLVEVDAREETAALDSAEAQLGSSRVERELAHRLLTRVETLHQEGLASAQELETARARAQTAEATARASAAQVAQRQVQLQRHVVRAPFAGIVDDVLVRVGDFVGASTQLTRVARAEVLEVSVSVPATRARTLRTDTPMEVLDAKGQVLLTTSVFFIAPQADPRTQLVEVKAVFRNTSDLRPNELVRVRIVYAVRDALQLPTPAVVRQSGQPFALVVREKDGGTVVERRPITLGALGDRTYVVEAGLQAGDRVAVSSIQALRDGMPVKVKAAARADAGPSPQTLANVPSPGGR, from the coding sequence ATGAAGAGGCTGTGGACCCTGGTGGTGTGGGTGGCGGCGGTGAGCGGCTGCGCGGGGGAGTCGGCGCCCCCGGTGGCGCCTCCGCCTCGTGAAATCGAGGTCATCTCGCTGACGCCGCACGAGGTGCGCGACACGGGCGAGTATCTGGGGAGCCTGCTGTCCCGGCAGAGCGTCACCCTGCTGCCCCAGGTGGCGGGCTACGTGCGGCGCATCCATGTCCACCCCGGCCAGCAGGTGGAGGAAGGCGCGCCCCTCGTCGAGGTCGACGCGAGGGAGGAGACCGCCGCGCTCGACAGCGCGGAGGCCCAGCTGGGCTCCTCGCGGGTGGAGCGGGAGCTGGCGCACCGCCTGCTGACCCGCGTCGAGACGCTCCACCAGGAGGGCCTCGCCAGCGCGCAGGAGCTGGAGACCGCCCGGGCGCGCGCGCAGACGGCCGAGGCCACCGCGCGCGCGTCGGCCGCGCAGGTCGCCCAGCGCCAGGTCCAGCTCCAGCGCCACGTCGTGCGCGCGCCCTTCGCGGGCATCGTGGACGACGTGCTGGTGCGAGTGGGGGACTTCGTCGGCGCGTCCACGCAGCTGACCCGCGTGGCGCGGGCGGAGGTCCTCGAGGTGAGCGTGTCCGTCCCCGCGACGAGGGCACGAACCCTGAGGACCGACACCCCGATGGAAGTCCTCGACGCGAAGGGGCAGGTGCTGCTCACCACCTCCGTCTTCTTCATCGCGCCCCAGGCCGACCCGCGCACCCAGCTGGTGGAGGTGAAGGCCGTCTTCCGCAACACCTCGGACCTGCGACCCAACGAGCTGGTGCGGGTGCGCATCGTCTACGCGGTGCGCGACGCGCTCCAGCTGCCCACGCCCGCGGTGGTGCGCCAGAGCGGCCAGCCCTTCGCCCTGGTGGTGCGGGAGAAGGACGGCGGGACGGTGGTGGAGCGGCGCCCCATCACCCTCGGCGCGCTGGGTGACAGGACCTACGTCGTGGAGGCGGGGTTGCAGGCGGGAGACCGGGTGGCCGTCTCGTCCATCCAGGCGCTGCGCGACGGCATGCCCGTGAAGGTGAAGGCCGCCGCGCGCGCCGACGCGGGTCCATCCCCCCAGACGCTCGCGAACGTGCCCTCGCCGGGCGGCCGCTGA
- a CDS encoding TolC family protein, with the protein MLAPIPAPSRSVKHWDEALALMRERSTDLRGAEAGVERASGRWRQALAALLPDARLQAGVAHDLLNPNTPVGVAPGAAGEGRTVTTPTGTLNATLSQTVVDLSAWRGLSSARHAEAGAIASLQDTRRRLVLGLARALVATVAAERAAELNRVGLRRALERAALTRRAFELGAGNQLDVVRVQQDVAVARGALIAGDERLRQTREALGLSLGLDLPIGVDPTFDLRGLVERTREDCAPLERPDARPDLVAARAQVEAARDSRRQATAGYLPTLELGSTLTGVSTDPGLGRFATWNVSAVLSVPLWEGGGRAGLVRERAGLEAQAEATLEAARRDVAVEVARARRSVEVAESLVRTSMESRDLAERTDRLTRRSFETGRGSSLELVQSGAALRQAELDLVLREFERVQARLDAFLTQARCDT; encoded by the coding sequence ATGCTCGCGCCCATCCCGGCCCCATCCCGGAGCGTGAAGCACTGGGACGAGGCCCTCGCCCTGATGCGCGAACGGTCCACGGACCTGCGCGGCGCCGAGGCGGGCGTGGAGCGCGCGAGCGGTCGCTGGCGGCAGGCCCTGGCCGCGCTGCTGCCCGACGCGCGACTCCAGGCGGGCGTGGCGCATGACCTCCTCAATCCGAACACCCCCGTGGGAGTCGCGCCCGGCGCCGCCGGCGAGGGCCGCACCGTCACCACGCCCACGGGCACACTCAACGCCACCCTGAGCCAGACCGTCGTGGACTTGAGCGCCTGGCGGGGCCTGTCATCGGCCCGACATGCGGAGGCGGGCGCCATCGCCTCCCTCCAGGACACCCGCCGTCGACTCGTCCTGGGGTTGGCGCGGGCACTCGTGGCCACGGTGGCCGCCGAGCGCGCCGCGGAGCTCAACCGCGTGGGCCTGCGACGCGCCCTGGAGCGCGCCGCGCTCACCCGGCGCGCCTTCGAGCTGGGCGCGGGCAACCAGCTGGACGTCGTGCGCGTCCAACAAGACGTGGCCGTGGCGCGGGGCGCCCTCATCGCGGGGGACGAGCGGCTGCGCCAGACACGCGAGGCATTGGGCCTCTCGCTGGGCCTCGACCTGCCCATCGGCGTGGACCCGACCTTCGACCTGCGCGGATTGGTGGAGCGGACGCGCGAGGACTGCGCCCCACTGGAGCGCCCCGACGCGCGGCCCGACCTGGTGGCGGCGCGGGCCCAGGTGGAGGCGGCGCGCGACAGCCGGCGACAGGCCACGGCGGGCTATCTGCCCACGCTCGAGCTGGGCAGCACCCTCACCGGCGTCTCCACGGACCCGGGCCTCGGCCGCTTCGCGACCTGGAATGTCTCCGCGGTGCTCTCCGTGCCCCTCTGGGAGGGCGGCGGGCGCGCGGGCCTGGTGCGCGAGCGCGCGGGCCTGGAGGCCCAGGCGGAGGCGACGCTGGAGGCCGCGCGGCGCGACGTCGCGGTGGAGGTGGCCCGGGCCCGACGGAGCGTCGAGGTGGCCGAGTCCCTGGTGCGGACCTCTATGGAGTCGAGGGACCTCGCCGAGCGGACCGACCGACTCACGCGGCGGTCCTTCGAGACCGGCCGAGGCAGCAGCCTCGAGCTGGTGCAGAGCGGCGCGGCCCTGCGCCAGGCGGAGCTGGACCTGGTGCTGCGCGAATTCGAGCGGGTCCAGGCGCGCCTGGACGCCTTCCTGACACAGGCCCGATGCGACACGTGA
- a CDS encoding LytR/AlgR family response regulator transcription factor — protein MNAPTCIRTLIVDDEPLAREGVRLLLATDPEVRVVGEAGNGPEAVRLIREHRPDLVLLDVQMPELNGFEVLARLAPTEVPAVIFVTAYDSYALRAFDIHALDYLLKPFRDDRFHDAVGRAKAQVRLARMSDLSQRLMSVLSTYGERDVTPPPTPAAPASATEPWVRRLAIRDTGRVVFLEVDEIEYIEAADYYVQIHAGGKAYLHRETMQSLEARLDPERFMRIHRSAIVNSRRIRELRSEGRRDLVVVLTSGVELRVARSHREKFQHLG, from the coding sequence ATGAACGCGCCCACGTGCATCCGCACGCTCATCGTGGACGACGAGCCCCTGGCCCGGGAGGGCGTGCGCCTCTTGCTCGCCACGGACCCGGAGGTCCGCGTGGTGGGCGAGGCCGGCAACGGGCCGGAGGCCGTGCGCCTCATCCGCGAGCATCGGCCCGACCTCGTGCTGCTCGACGTGCAGATGCCCGAGCTCAACGGCTTCGAGGTGCTCGCGCGACTGGCGCCCACCGAGGTCCCCGCCGTCATCTTCGTCACGGCGTATGACAGCTACGCGCTGCGGGCCTTCGACATCCACGCGCTCGACTACCTGCTCAAGCCCTTCCGCGACGACCGCTTCCACGACGCCGTCGGCCGCGCCAAGGCGCAGGTCCGGCTGGCGCGGATGTCCGACCTGAGCCAGCGGCTGATGTCCGTCCTCTCCACCTACGGCGAGCGCGACGTCACGCCGCCCCCCACCCCGGCGGCCCCCGCCTCCGCGACGGAGCCGTGGGTGCGAAGGCTCGCCATCCGGGACACCGGCCGCGTGGTGTTCCTCGAGGTGGACGAAATCGAATACATCGAGGCCGCCGACTACTACGTGCAGATCCACGCGGGCGGGAAGGCCTATCTCCACCGCGAGACGATGCAGAGCCTGGAGGCGAGGCTGGACCCGGAGCGCTTCATGCGCATCCACCGCTCGGCCATCGTCAACTCGCGGCGCATCCGCGAGCTGCGCAGCGAGGGGAGAAGGGACCTCGTGGTGGTGCTCACCAGTGGTGTCGAGCTGCGCGTGGCGCGCAGCCACCGCGAGAAGTTCCAGCACCTGGGCTGA
- a CDS encoding sensor histidine kinase has product MESTPFAASPAPSPSAAKPRPGASPLVRPALLRMVVLLLLFSVPGLLAAFQAWFYALAKDPASPLSRPLLANVPPWWYWALATPIILALGRRFRLERDTWTRALRVHIPASIGLVLPHLLLIVLVMRVTNEKWFVDNSLGFILPLMLAKYGVTDLIIYGGILSVGYAVEYHRRYVEGALTQSQLETRLAHAQLDTLRAQLHPHFLFNTLNAISVLVRKQDTAGSIRMLTGVSELLRMALHTTDRQQVPLHEDLDFLERYLDIEQTRFQDRLQVVNRIDPTTLGALVPSLILQPLVENAIKHGLATRSGAGRVELRAAREGDLLVLEVLDDGPGLAPDWASRGGIGVANVRARLRQLHGERCVFTLVNREGGGALARLELPFQPAPREGGAA; this is encoded by the coding sequence GTGGAATCCACTCCGTTCGCCGCGAGCCCCGCCCCGTCCCCCTCCGCCGCGAAGCCTCGGCCGGGCGCGTCTCCTCTCGTGCGGCCCGCGCTGCTCCGGATGGTGGTCCTCCTGCTGCTCTTCTCCGTGCCGGGACTGCTCGCCGCCTTCCAGGCGTGGTTCTACGCGCTGGCCAAGGACCCCGCCTCCCCCTTGAGCCGGCCCCTGCTGGCGAACGTCCCACCCTGGTGGTACTGGGCGCTGGCGACCCCCATCATCCTCGCGCTCGGCCGTCGCTTCCGCCTGGAGCGCGACACCTGGACGCGCGCCCTGCGGGTGCACATCCCCGCCAGCATCGGGCTCGTGCTCCCCCACCTGCTCCTCATCGTCCTGGTCATGCGAGTGACCAACGAGAAGTGGTTCGTGGACAACTCGCTGGGGTTCATATTGCCCCTGATGCTCGCCAAGTACGGCGTCACGGACCTCATCATCTACGGGGGCATCCTCTCCGTCGGCTACGCGGTGGAGTACCACCGCCGCTACGTCGAGGGCGCGCTGACCCAGTCCCAGCTCGAGACGCGGCTGGCGCATGCCCAGCTCGACACCCTGCGCGCCCAGCTGCACCCGCACTTCCTCTTCAACACGCTCAACGCCATCTCCGTGCTCGTGCGCAAGCAGGACACCGCGGGCTCCATCCGCATGCTCACCGGCGTCAGCGAGCTGTTGCGCATGGCCCTCCACACCACCGACCGCCAGCAGGTCCCCCTCCACGAGGACCTCGACTTCCTGGAGCGCTACCTCGACATCGAGCAGACCCGCTTCCAGGACCGGCTCCAGGTGGTCAACCGCATCGACCCCACGACGCTCGGCGCGCTCGTGCCCAGCCTCATCCTCCAGCCCCTGGTGGAGAACGCCATCAAGCATGGCCTCGCCACGCGCTCGGGCGCCGGTCGGGTGGAGCTGCGCGCGGCGCGGGAGGGCGACCTGCTGGTGCTGGAGGTGCTGGACGACGGCCCGGGGCTCGCGCCGGACTGGGCTTCCCGAGGCGGCATCGGCGTGGCCAACGTGCGCGCGCGCCTGCGGCAGCTGCATGGGGAGCGCTGCGTCTTCACGCTGGTGAACCGGGAGGGTGGCGGCGCCCTCGCCCGGCTGGAGCTGCCCTTCCAGCCCGCCCCCCGCGAGGGGGGCGCGGCATGA
- a CDS encoding sigma 54-interacting transcriptional regulator, protein MSDELSGPSEGTKDARDLVELAATEDSVEELLRRGLDWLTRVVRFDLATLFLLRDGKLVSVAARGPLANAKVRHHALPLSEFPSLRQALETRRARAFTEEDHSHGDGDPFDGVLDLPPGHACMVVPLCAGERSYGVLTLDRAECETYPQPVVDLVEVYGQMLATALQAAEQRATFERLHRQDHEHAKLLESQLGGDSEGVLSASASPVMRDLARRAKQVAETDTPVLITGETGTGKERLARAIHRWSARSDQPFVTLNCAAIPAGLLESELFGHVKGAFTGATKDRAGRFQMAHGGTLLLDEVGELPVELQAKLLRALQEKAFEPVGSDRTVRSDVRILAATHVDLEKAIAEKRFREDLYYRLSVFPLRLPPLRERREDLSQLCAFLLAELAQRTGRRGMKVTPAGLARLEGYDWPGNLRELANALERATILTPGPELGPAAFDLPTRGAAVATATTELPALPPDAASKAGAVLTLAAVQREHILRVLSLTRGRVYGPGGAAALLGLKPSTLQSRMKKLGIARQEQFVVDEV, encoded by the coding sequence ATGTCGGATGAATTGTCAGGCCCTTCCGAGGGGACGAAGGATGCTCGGGACCTGGTCGAGCTGGCCGCCACGGAAGACTCCGTGGAGGAGCTGCTGCGCCGGGGGCTCGACTGGTTGACGCGGGTGGTGCGCTTCGACCTGGCGACGTTGTTCCTGCTGCGGGACGGAAAGCTCGTGTCGGTGGCGGCGCGGGGCCCGCTGGCGAACGCCAAGGTGCGTCACCACGCGCTGCCCCTGTCGGAGTTCCCGTCGCTGCGTCAGGCGCTGGAGACGCGGCGCGCGCGGGCCTTCACGGAGGAGGACCACTCGCACGGAGATGGGGACCCGTTCGACGGCGTGCTCGACCTGCCGCCCGGCCACGCGTGCATGGTGGTGCCGCTGTGCGCGGGGGAGCGCTCCTATGGCGTGCTGACGCTGGACCGCGCGGAGTGCGAGACCTACCCGCAGCCGGTGGTGGACCTGGTGGAGGTGTACGGGCAGATGCTGGCCACGGCGCTCCAGGCCGCCGAGCAGCGCGCGACCTTCGAGCGGCTGCACCGCCAGGACCACGAGCACGCGAAGCTGCTGGAGTCGCAGCTCGGCGGTGACTCGGAGGGCGTCCTCTCGGCGTCGGCGAGCCCGGTGATGCGGGACCTCGCGCGGCGCGCGAAGCAGGTGGCGGAGACGGACACGCCGGTGCTCATCACCGGCGAGACTGGCACGGGCAAGGAGCGGCTGGCGCGCGCCATCCACCGCTGGAGCGCGCGCTCCGACCAGCCCTTCGTCACGCTCAACTGCGCGGCGATTCCGGCGGGCCTGCTGGAGAGCGAGCTGTTCGGCCATGTGAAGGGCGCCTTCACCGGCGCGACGAAGGACCGCGCGGGCCGCTTCCAGATGGCCCACGGCGGCACGCTGCTGCTCGACGAGGTGGGGGAGCTGCCCGTCGAGCTCCAGGCGAAGCTCCTGCGCGCGCTCCAGGAGAAGGCCTTCGAGCCGGTGGGCAGCGACCGCACGGTGCGCTCGGACGTGCGCATCCTCGCGGCCACGCACGTCGACCTGGAGAAGGCCATCGCGGAGAAGCGGTTCCGCGAGGACCTCTACTACCGGCTGAGCGTCTTCCCGCTGAGGCTGCCGCCCCTGCGCGAGCGGCGCGAGGACCTGTCGCAGTTGTGCGCGTTCCTCCTGGCGGAGCTGGCCCAGCGCACCGGGCGGCGCGGCATGAAGGTGACGCCCGCCGGGCTGGCGCGGCTGGAGGGGTATGACTGGCCAGGCAACCTGCGTGAGCTGGCGAACGCCCTGGAGCGCGCCACCATCCTGACCCCCGGGCCCGAACTGGGGCCGGCCGCGTTCGACCTGCCGACGCGGGGCGCGGCCGTGGCCACGGCGACCACCGAACTGCCCGCGCTGCCGCCCGACGCCGCGTCGAAGGCCGGCGCGGTGCTGACGCTGGCGGCCGTGCAGCGCGAGCACATCCTGCGCGTGCTGTCGCTCACCCGTGGCCGCGTCTACGGCCCGGGCGGCGCCGCGGCGCTGCTGGGGCTCAAGCCCTCCACGCTCCAGAGTCGCATGAAGAAGCTGGGCATCGCCCGCCAGGAGCAGTTCGTCGTCGACGAGGTCTGA
- a CDS encoding DUF2254 domain-containing protein — protein sequence MAGARVLPLGGRRPGSPGRARAHEHQPVWRWVRHRLWIPPVVAALLGACLGVLLVSPPPAAAGLLSGVAWRATASEARSMLSAALGIVLTSLSIVLSLSMLVIQNAAGQYSPRLLRLYLHSAGIRVVIPVFVATSVFCLAAAQGFGFVPEAERVPRPALGLAMLLLVVCEGALVFQVLQTLQLMRVEHLVRRVRLDTLATARALERSRSADTVAPVPVRAREDRGRTLRAPRSGFIAAVDARALLEVATEERLVVHLERAVGEPVVHGEDVGWVEEEGPSSRREPVAARVFSTIRLDRWRDEDRDVALGVRQLVDMAIKALSPGINDPYTAVEAVDQLTFLLCELSTMRLGPRVLSDAAGCPRVFLRGATLRDYLDLATDQILRFGVAEPAVVLRLLRLVAAVGHRAKDADDRDAARSLLDSILATSERAQPDAPWHSLLREHAADLERALGGGPWPPLPSIGF from the coding sequence ATGGCGGGCGCGCGGGTCCTGCCGCTCGGGGGAAGGCGGCCCGGGAGTCCTGGGCGGGCGAGGGCTCACGAGCATCAGCCTGTCTGGCGGTGGGTGCGTCATCGGCTGTGGATTCCCCCTGTCGTGGCGGCGCTCCTGGGGGCCTGCCTGGGCGTTCTCCTCGTGAGTCCGCCTCCCGCCGCGGCGGGGCTGTTGAGCGGGGTGGCCTGGAGGGCCACGGCCAGCGAGGCGCGCAGCATGCTCTCGGCGGCGCTGGGCATCGTGCTGACCTCGCTGAGCATCGTCCTGTCCCTGTCCATGCTGGTGATACAGAACGCCGCGGGGCAGTACTCGCCGCGCCTGCTCCGCCTGTATCTGCACAGCGCGGGCATCCGGGTGGTCATCCCCGTGTTCGTCGCCACGAGCGTCTTCTGCCTCGCGGCGGCGCAGGGGTTCGGCTTCGTTCCGGAGGCCGAGCGTGTGCCTCGCCCCGCGCTCGGGCTGGCCATGCTGCTGCTCGTCGTCTGCGAAGGGGCCCTCGTCTTCCAGGTGCTCCAGACGCTGCAGCTCATGCGCGTCGAGCACCTGGTCAGACGGGTACGCCTGGACACGCTCGCGACGGCGCGGGCGCTCGAACGCTCCCGGTCGGCGGACACGGTGGCGCCGGTTCCGGTTCGCGCCCGCGAGGACCGGGGCCGCACGCTCCGTGCTCCCCGAAGTGGCTTCATCGCGGCGGTCGATGCGCGAGCCCTCCTGGAGGTCGCGACCGAGGAGCGCCTCGTCGTCCACCTGGAGCGGGCCGTCGGCGAACCCGTCGTGCATGGCGAGGACGTGGGGTGGGTCGAGGAGGAGGGCCCTTCCTCACGGCGCGAGCCCGTCGCGGCGCGTGTGTTCTCGACCATCCGCCTGGACCGTTGGCGGGACGAGGACCGGGACGTCGCCCTGGGGGTGCGTCAGCTGGTGGACATGGCCATCAAGGCGCTGTCGCCTGGAATCAACGACCCGTACACGGCGGTGGAGGCGGTGGACCAGTTGACGTTCCTGCTCTGCGAGCTGAGCACGATGCGGCTGGGACCTCGCGTCCTGTCCGACGCCGCCGGGTGCCCGCGGGTGTTCCTGCGTGGCGCCACCCTTCGCGACTACCTCGACCTGGCCACGGACCAGATCCTCCGCTTCGGCGTCGCCGAGCCCGCCGTGGTGCTCCGCCTCCTGCGTCTGGTCGCGGCCGTGGGCCACCGCGCGAAGGACGCGGACGACCGGGACGCGGCGCGGAGCTTGCTGGACTCCATCCTGGCCACGTCGGAGCGGGCGCAACCCGACGCTCCCTGGCATTCCCTGCTCCGGGAGCACGCGGCGGACCTGGAGCGGGCGCTCGGGGGTGGGCCGTGGCCGCCGCTGCCGAGCATCGGTTTCTGA